The Lacticaseibacillus rhamnosus DNA window AGCGTGATGATCCCGGCAACAAACGCCGGTATCTTGGAACCGATTAAACTTGGTACGCCGGTGTAAATGAACAGCGCTAGCACCAGCAACGGTAAACCGCGGAAAATATAAATAAATGTCGTCGCCACCCCGCGAGCAAACCGATTCGGTAAAACACCTAACAACCCAACCAAGATCCCAACGGCAGTCGCAAAGAAAATAGCCACAATGGTCACGACCATAGTTTCCCGCAGCCCGTTCATCAAGGTGCCCCAGTTTTCCCGCAATAAACCTAGAAAACTCCGATCAGTGTCTTGGGTCTTGGCGCTTGTCTGCTTTTGCGCTGCTTGTGTACCATTGCCAAGATACTTGGCAACAATCTTGGCATAAGTACCATCAGCCTTGACCTTTTTCAAGCCGGCGTTAAACTTTTGATCAAGTTCGTCACTGCGCCCTTTTTGAGTGGCAAAGCCGTAATAGCTGGCCTTACTTTCAGGTCCGGCAAGTTTGAGCTTCAAACCAGTCGCAATGGCATATTGCAACACCGGCTTATCATCAAAACAGGCCACTGAATTGCCGGTGATGACGTCTTGATACATATTATTGGAATCATCAAATGTCACTGTGCTGAAGCCATATTTAGACTTCAAGCTCATCGCAAAGTCCGCGGCTGCGGTACCAGTCTTCAAAGCAACGCGTTTACCGCGCAAATCTTTAAGCTGGTTAACCCCACTGTTTTTCGCGACTGCCATTGCGACGGCCGTTTTATAATATGGATCACTCATCGCAAACTTCTGCTTACGTTCCGGCGTGATCTGCATGCCGGCAATCACCCCGTCAATCTGATGGGCTTCTAATGCCTGCACCGCTGCGTTGAATCCTAATGGCTTAATGTCGACACGAAATCCTTCCGCTTTGGCAATTGCCTGCATGAGATCAATATCGATCCCGACATACTGATTATGTTTATCGGCAAACTCAAACGGGGCATAAGTGACATCCGTTCCAATCACATATGTTTTCTTCGCCGCGTGCGTTGATACCGGCATCGCCATACTCAGTGTCAGTATCAACGCAGCCACCCCAGCTACGCACCACTTCCAAACCCGTTTCATGAAAACACCATCTTTCTCATATTTACTTAACACCACGACAAATCAACCATCGTGATCCGGCAGTGGCCCTTTATGACTGAGCCCAAAAAACATTTTGCCGTATTCACAGCTACCAAGTCTACCGATTTTCTGAAAGCTTGTCCATGCGCACTGAGAAGAAGATTGTTTTATACTAAGAGAAACTAATAAGAAAATGGGATGAAGCCATGTTTAGCTACCTAATTGATTATGACCTGAAACTAGCACTACCTCGTCCGGAAATTGATGGCCCGCTTTTATTCGAGCAAATCGAAACTAGTCGCGATTCATTGGCCGCTTTTTTACCATGGGTTGCTACCACGTTAACTGCCGATGATGAAATCAATTTCTTAGCTGCCACCTTGAAAAGCTTCGGTGAACAACGCGCGCTGCATTTGGTCATTCACCAAGCTGATGCCCCGGTTGGTATTATCAGTCTCAATACCATCGATCACACCCTTCATCATAAGGCCGATATCGGTTACTGGCTGACATCATCTGCGCGTGGCAAGGGTATCATGCATAAGTCAGTCGAAGCCATGGCTGATATTGCTTTTCATGATTACGATCTTAATAAGCTGACACTGAATGCAGCCGTCACCAACGATGCCAGCAATCACGTCGCCGAAAAAGCCGGGTTTCATTTGGACGGCATTTTACGTCAGGAAGATCCGCATCACAATGGCGACTTTCTTGACGTAAACACCTACTCCTTGCTTCGGTCAGAATGGTCTTAATGTTCCACGAGAAACATTAAGCGCTTATTTTTCAAAACGGGCACTTATTGAAAAGTGGCCCACGAATCATTTAAAAAGCGAATGAGTCTCCTTAAACTTTAGGAGAACTCATTCGCTTTAGTTTATGTTGCCAAAAAAAGATTGACACTCGGTTCAAGACAAACATCCATCAGCTATCAATGAACAATCAGTCGCAAAAGTACCGGGGTCACAAAACCTTCAATCAACGCTGCCACTGCAATCATGGGTACGACGATGCAAACATATTGTAAGGCAATGGCTTTGACATCCAGCGGTGACTTTTCATAATGAGCATCAGAAAAGAAACGCTTGATTGAATGACGCAGTGCGCGATTGACTTGTGCTGCTAGGGTCACACCGATAATCAAAGCGCTCATTTCAAGAATGCCGTGTG harbors:
- a CDS encoding amino acid ABC transporter substrate-binding protein/permease, translated to MKRVWKWCVAGVAALILTLSMAMPVSTHAAKKTYVIGTDVTYAPFEFADKHNQYVGIDIDLMQAIAKAEGFRVDIKPLGFNAAVQALEAHQIDGVIAGMQITPERKQKFAMSDPYYKTAVAMAVAKNSGVNQLKDLRGKRVALKTGTAAADFAMSLKSKYGFSTVTFDDSNNMYQDVITGNSVACFDDKPVLQYAIATGLKLKLAGPESKASYYGFATQKGRSDELDQKFNAGLKKVKADGTYAKIVAKYLGNGTQAAQKQTSAKTQDTDRSFLGLLRENWGTLMNGLRETMVVTIVAIFFATAVGILVGLLGVLPNRFARGVATTFIYIFRGLPLLVLALFIYTGVPSLIGSKIPAFVAGIITLTLNEGAYTAAFVKGGIQAVDVGQMEAARSLGLPFGKAMRKVILPQGIKIMIPSFINQFIITLKDTSILSIIGILELTQTGKIIIARNMEGFKIWTMVALIYLIIITVLTWLSNWVQRRMEV
- a CDS encoding GNAT family N-acetyltransferase encodes the protein MFSYLIDYDLKLALPRPEIDGPLLFEQIETSRDSLAAFLPWVATTLTADDEINFLAATLKSFGEQRALHLVIHQADAPVGIISLNTIDHTLHHKADIGYWLTSSARGKGIMHKSVEAMADIAFHDYDLNKLTLNAAVTNDASNHVAEKAGFHLDGILRQEDPHHNGDFLDVNTYSLLRSEWS